The Malus sylvestris chromosome 3, drMalSylv7.2, whole genome shotgun sequence genomic sequence TTGGCTGGTCCTTGCGAACGAGTCAGTGGGCATCGTTGTAGCCGTTGTATTTTGTTAGGGTTATAAATTTTGTCATATTttgtctctctaacattaccttAGGGTGTTTGCCGGTTTTTTTTTAGGCTAAGTGGAAATAAAacgatttattattttttcctaCTCAAGTATATTTTCTGCTTTGAACTAACTCTTCTAGAATATGTATTAAGCTTCCCCTAATTATGTCTGATTTATGTAATTCTTTTAGTGTTTTGGTTACATGTCCTTGAAGTGTTGTACTTACACTAGGTAGCTTAAACTCCATAACAATAGTGTTGTTTTCAAATAGCTAgggttacatatatattttacaaTTTCATCACTTAGAGTTTGCTAGTAAGTTCTATAAATATTCTAGTATACAACAAATCCAAAATACAATACTATAGTATCAATAAAAATAGAAATGTTCTTTGAACACTCGGGGAAATCTTGCATGTAAGAGAATGAAGAATTGATTTCAGtatctaaaattttaaatttaatagaCCATTCTCATGTAACAAGTACAGCGATGTTAAGAACATTGATCGATGCAAGTGAGTAATTGTCGATGCAAGTGAGTAACTGTCAATCGTTGATACAAGTGACTAAGGCAATGCATCAACGTCTGATAATTACTCTGCACACATTATTAAGTCAACCGTTGTCAACACCCGGGAGATGGAGTGGGGAGTGGAGTGGAACGCAAACGGAGCTCCTAAGTCCTAACCTTCCTCTAGTGTTATGTTTTGTCAACCCATATAGCTTGGAGAGGTTGGGGAGTGAGATGGAGGCTAGAGCGCATGGAGGATTTGGAGACGTAACTTATGCCGAGAAAGCATGGAAAATCCAGCTCAGCCTAAGTCTCTTAACCCTAAACATCAGAATTCCCATGCTGGCATCGACGAAGTGCAGGAGGCTCGTAAAGAACTGGTGGTGATATATGTTACTTGTAGATTGTAAAAGAGAACTATTATtgacattccaaaaatctcattctacactccttacaagtgtatttttcttttctgatatagaaagtttggagtgtagaatgagatttttgaagtgctaataacaatttccttgCAAAAAGTGCACTATTAATTCCCAATGATACTACATATATGTTTGATAATGCTTAGATTATGATAAATGTCAAGGAAAATTTCTCAAAGTGATATTCTCTATGAATTCTCTGTCACCTCACAATTTAATGTCAATTCTAttaccaacattataaaacattatacaaaaaaatatgAGGTTGCAGAAAGTTCCTAAAAATCTCTACTTTTAAAAGAATCTCCTAGCATTTCTCTGTTAATAAACTCCATGTATCTATTTCTGGGATATCTTTGTTTCTATATATCCAACATTTTCACCTACAAGTAATACCAACCTGTCTGGTTTTCCATATTCAATTCATGTCAAAAATCGCACAACATTTAAGGATAACCCACACTCCCACGTATCGTACACGTAAACAACAAACATCGGATGCGTGAGCTGCTTGTACTCTTAACGGATCATGAAACCCTAACTTTTGGCGCCATCTACAACTCACAAAACGACAAGTTGACAATCGCAGCATAAAACCGGGTTCACCAATAGATAAAGAGGAATAAGGAATAATTAAAAGGGAACAAAGAGCCGTAAATGAATTaagaattaatttaaaaatggattaagTAAAACAACCCATCTAATTAGATAAACTATTTGCTTGGTCTGTCGGTGCGTGTGTGAACACTGATCGGACAGGCCTCAGCATCCCATTGGGTGTGTGGACGCACCGTGTGGCTCACGCAGGTGTCTCTCTTATGATCTTATCCACCCCACCCACTAagaataacttttttttatttatttcttgggGAATTACAAATTTTCCACTCAAACTTTTGGTTTTCCCACTTTGGTTTCTAAATTTTATTTCATCTCAATTAATCCTTGGATTTCAGAAAGATGTGTTTTTTTAATCATATTTAGAATTGTTTTGCGGTGTGCTCTGTTTACTATTCTTTTGTACTCTCTTCTCTTTACTACACGATAGGTCAGTAAAGTGTGAGCGGATGCGAAGAAGGAAACGCCAAACACTCGTGAAGAGACACAACACCAACTCCCAAATAACACTACAAAATAGCACAAGACTTAAAAGCACATAGTAAATGGTCATCTAAAAATTCTAATACAACCAGGAAGGTCACAAAAGACAATAAGTCCCAACCCAAGGTTGCTTTTTCAGATTATCAAGAAATTTAGATCTTTCGtcatttgttattttttatcaCGAACAATACTATTATTTCAAAGTACATTAAAGAAATAAAGGGTTTGAACTAAAATAGCAATAGGCTGAACACTCTAATGACCAGGACAATTCCTTACAAAGTCTATATAGTGTTTTAAGGACGGAAAcgcaacaaaaatatttggacacGAAATGAGATATTCCCACAATTCAGAGGGCTTATTCGTAATAAACAAATAGTTAGAAGATGGACCATAATGACTATTACCATTCATGACCCAATACTATGAATGCGGCTTAATATGAGCTGGACCCACCAAAGGGACCATCCCAGAAGTGTCCATGTGGGAAAGtaacaaataaaaggaaatatACAAAATTGACCTTGACCAACTTGTGCACTAAGTAATGCAAAATCTCCAGCTCAACATATTTGACCAATTCAAACCTCAGCTTAAGATGTAACTGATGACGATTGCAAATCTGACTACCGGTTGTGTTGTTTatactcatttttacttttacatatatctcaaatctcAACAATCGGATCAAACGGTTGTAGATGATCGAAAggtaaaaattaacaaataaaaaagtatAAGAAGTAAAAAGATGTGAATGAATAACATTGCTCGTAATTAAAAGATATCACCTAATAAGTCCCACATCTTCTAGATGTTTTTGGCTTATAGAGAACAAAAGCGTATGTAACTTAAGTAATTAAgaatgatttatttttatataacgATTATGAGTTTCAGATGGATCATTTGAAACTGCATGTAAAATTTTCTACATTTTTGAAGTTAATGAGAGGGAAAAGAATCTTCATTTCAATGGTATAATATTGAACTAAAATAAACATATGTGGGATACAAAAAATTGATTCGAGGCTCTTTAGCTGGGATAGCAAAGAAAACCCTCAAaacaataaagaaagaaaaaaaatgaaaaaccattGACAAACTTTCTTCCTACGTGCCCATACAATTATGAATATACATTAAACAACCCCTgtaattctaaaaaaaatatacacaaCACAATAAACAAACAATATAAGAAACGAATGGAAAGAACCCGACTGCGTGTGAGTGATTATCCTATTGGTTTAATCCCTTTCCCGAAATATGAGgcttcaaaaaaaaaaccctatcaGCACAGcaatgattcaaaaaatgcatCATCCCTTGGCTCTTCCTTGGCTTTAGAAAATATGTCACTAAGCTGTGTTTGGTTCATGTATGATCCCACGGAGTTTCCGTCGAACCCCACGAATCCGTAACTTCCCGGGCTCTGCAGCATCTCTAGGCTAAAGGGAGCTTGCCCTTCTGATGTTGGCTGCCTCAAGTTTTGAACAGAGTTGGTATTAGCGGAATTGTTAGTGTGGTGAGTTATAGGCCTCATTGCTGAAGCtacattgttgttgttgtttggtaTAGGCCTATTGACAGCAGCATGGCTGCCGCTGCCACGAGCGGCAGGGACGTCGTGGTTGTGCTTCCCTTCATAGGTTGTGATCACTGCTCTAATATCGTGAGAAGCTCTTTCAACATGCTTTctcactggacatcctggattTGTGCACTTGTAGTAGCTCCTGCAAtttcacaaaaataaataaaccttTTGCCAAAAGAATACAAAAATACATGCATTCCCATCAAAAGCAATTCATAtttcaaaagtttgaaaaagTAAATATCAAAATCGTGATTAAGGGGAGGGTTTTAACTTTTTACCTCGGATTTGGGTTGCCTTTTACCACTTTCTGACCGTACTTCCTCCATCTGTATCCATCATCTAGAATATCAATGTCACTCGTTGTCTGAACTACAACTCTAGGCTCTCTCACTGTTCTATTCCCAGGTGCTGAAATTCCTTCATTGTGATCAGCTTCATTTTTCCTGTACGGCCATGGGAAAAAAAAAGTCCAATTAATCTCACAAATACTGGCACCAAACACACAAATAATGTACACATAAATCAAGGCTATAAATTTTGACACTTCTCCGGAGATcgatataaaattataaaataaccaATTTGTAGCGCAGATGGTTAAAACTAGTGTCAAAACCGATACCCTTAAGTAATCAAACTTACCATCGTTTTGCATTAGGTTCATCTTCATCAAACTCCTCCCCTCCTCCTGACTTGCTCCTCTGAGAGCTCTGCTCAAAATCATCGTCCCCGATCGATATCGATGAATGCTcaggagttccaatggaatccaTTTGTGAATTGCCATGATTAGCATAAGTTTGATCTGGGATTTCATTGGTGTTGGTGGGATTCAAAGCATGAATTGCATGAgaatttgatgatgattttctAGGGTTCTGTGGCTTGGGATGGTTGTGATTGCCCTTGTAAACAATCTCAGTGATTTGTCCATCCAATGACCTCTCTACTTTTTTCTTAGTTGGGCAATTAGGGTAAGTGCACTTGTAATAGCTTCTGggattttcacttcccttcacTTGTTTTTGACCATATTTTCTCCAATTGAAACCATCATCCGACTTCCTGCTCAAGGTCTGAGCTTGCTGGTGGAAACCGCCATTCGCCGGAGCATTACTCTGGAGAGTCTTGGTGGTCAATTCAGATGACAAGGTCTGAACAGAACCATATTCTTGCTTTGGGAGTTCTTGAGCCTGAAAGTAATTGTTGTTGCATGCCTGCTCTTGTgtctgaaagaaagaaaaagtaatCAATTAGTTGCTAAACAATCAATCTTGTCGATAAATGatatcaaatttgaagaaaattgagttcTTGGTTTTAATAAAGACAGGACGCCCTGCACAGAGACGGACCGTATGACAAAATACGACATTAAGGAAGTGAAAAAACAGATTACATACAGTTTGAATTGAGGTGTTTGAGGATTGAAACATTGACGATGATGAAGAAATGGGAGGTCTTGCTTGGGTTTGGAAGGAGAAGTCTGAGTGGTTCTTGCTCTCCTGTTTTACATTCTGTTGGTTGTTCTTCCAATTGAAGGCCCCACGAGCTGCAAAGCTTCCAGTAGTTGGGGATGGAAGAGTCTGGTcaaaaataacacaaaacaaGAGAAACACAATTAGTAAAATTATCAAAACAAAACAGTATTACAActaacaaaacattacccaatAATTAAACAGCAAAATTAACAAACCCCAGAAAAGTAAAGTTCAGAAAATCAGAAGACTTTGACTTCAGAAATGAAAAATATCACACAAATATCCTCCTTTTCAATTATTCTTTTTGAATATATCTTAATTTCTTCATAATCCCAACTGGGAAAACTGCAGAACCCAAGAAAACAGAAAtctaaaatatataaacataatatatacacacacacatatacatatacatatacatacgtTTGAAGCATTTAAGAGAACAGGAGAGTCAAGAAGCTCAGCTGGGCTCAACCCAGGTGGGATAGCAAAGTAGGAAGATGGAGATATAGAGGGAGGAGAAATGGGCAGTGAGGGCGGCGGTAGGGACTTGAATTTGGGTACGCCGGACCCAGTACGCTCTGCAATTCGATCCGACAGCCCGCCCTGGCCGATGTATCTAGGTGGGTTCGAGTACTCATCTGTGCCGGCATCTAAGAGGTCAGAGAAGGAGTTGGTCATGAATGGGTGCGTTGAGAAAGTGAAGGCTGCTGAGTGTGAGTTTGCTGAGGTTTCTAAGCTCCCTGAAGAGGAGGCCATCaatcaagagaaagaaagacaggagagacagagagacagagagatcaGTTTTGAGTCGAAAAATGGAAACTGACTTTAAGAGATTACTGTGGAAGAAGAGAAGATGGTCACGTATTGCACAAGGCTCTctgttctttcttctctttgtcTTTTAGGGAGGTTTCTGAGAAACTCAGGGCATGTTTGACcgttgaataattttttgttacttttttcgttaccaaaaaaaaaaaaaaaacgtttttatTTCGAATTTTTTGTGGTCAAAGTTCGTGGGTTTGACTGGTTGGCGGCCTTACtaattgtatttatatatttattttaagaaaTATCAATTTGGAGATTTAATTTGtaaaccaaaataattaataGCAACTGAATAAGATACATTATGAATAATGTATCTGATCTAATGGTTCAAATTCAAGTCATCAACTAATATATATCAATCTCATTCtctttataattttcattttctcttaTTCGCTACCAAttatataaatttgaatttgatatgGGTTATTAACTTATTAGAATATACTTATATTGTAAGTCTGTTGTTGGAACTTTTTGTAATTATTCAGTATTACGATTcacattattcttaatttttcattcaacgAGTAAAGTCCAATACTTTGGTTTAAGATtgttttgtatgttttttttataacataCGATAAAGTTTGTAATAATTTTTAgtacaatttgtttttttatttttatgtttatattaTAAAGAAATTATTAGGAGCCAATCTATGATTGGTTGTTTTGACTCCCTAATTTATGAAAGAAAATTGAGGTTTCATTCTTAAACGAATTATAGTAATACAAAGAGTGATCCAACTCACTATAAgcctttaaaaataaaaaataaaaaaaaataaaaaaactctaAGTCTACGAGATTATCTAATTTCCAACGTGAGATTCACACTTTCAATAAGATTCATCCACCCGCTTAAGTTGTTATCTACCGTACCAAACCTTGAGTAATGAAGACATAATCATGTTTAGTCCAGTGATTTTTCGATTCAAACCATCACGTGAAACATTAAAAATATACTTTTAGGTGCCTTTCTTGCTTCCTTTTAGTTTCTTCTTAATTATAGTCTTCGAATTTATCTAAAAGCATGTATTCCCCAATTACTTTTACCCTTTTCATAGAactttttctttatattttcttCTTCATGTAAATATTGAACTATGTGTTTAAAAACAACTCTTCTTAATCTACCGGCCATGATTGCTTTTGGACGTTTACGAAAAATCAAAGATGTTAAGAGAAGAGTTAGATAAGCTACATTAAGCTAATGCTTAATTAAGAgcataaaataatatttgaaatCCATTAATTTGAAACTTGTATGATACTCTAAAAGGAAATGAGGGGATTTCAATTAGAACTTGAAAGTAACATGACCGAATATTAAAATTCAGGAAAAACCAATGTGATTTGCGGATTAGCACAACCAATTAGCTATAAGATAGTGCTTTCTTGTTTATTAGATGCACCTAATATGAACTGTTTAATTCCAAATTGAAAAGGTTAAGATGGACTATTAGCTATTAACAATTAAACATGTGTGATTATTATAAGGTTGACTACATTGCACATTCTTTCAGTTTGGGGTGATTTTTAAGATGCACCacgaaatttcaattttctcataTTGAACCCTGAGATATTGAAATGATAACTCATTGAAATTGACGATGTGATGATTTTGAGacccttaggccatctccaaccgatggctggccagagggctcgttttagccctctggccctccaagattctccaagatattaatattttaatgaacagtacagggccatatttgcctccgtctccaaccgagggccagagggctcgttttagccctgtcacaaaaaaccgtctccaaccgagggtcatagggccaaacataatttattatttaaaaactacaatttaaattcaaatcttgtgaaatagaagttataggaaataaaatatgaatcaaatttatgttggttttatgttgtataatttgtatgttggttaatgttatttaatattatttcatattgtttaatgttgtttcatgttacttaatttaatttaatgttgtataaatggcctaggaaaaaaatagaattgaaaaaaattatgaaacaaattttgtgaaatagaagttataggaaataaaatatgaatcaaattttgtaaaatagaagttataggaaaaaaatagaatttaaaaaaaaattgaaacaaattttgtaaaatagaattgaaaaaaaatttgattaatatgaaaaggaaaaaaaaagggaaaaaaaaaagttcaaaaaaaaaaaagaaaaaaaaaaggcctaataatacaacggctactagccgttgtattcaaaaacattcaaactattagtgtcggttataaccgacactaatagcagaactattaaaaaaaaaacaaaccttttaatgctgtcggttttaaccgacagcaataggaaatattaaaaaaaaaatagccagccagcgggctggctggctggccgaaagcagccaggcctccagccctctccgatcccgtggcccagattccagagccctctggcctagccctcggttggagacggttttagggctattttcggccctctggccctctggacccttcggttggagatggccttatatGAACTAATGTGTAAGCCTAAATTTAATTTTAGCTGTAAATTGAGCTAGTTTGTGGTGCCTCACTCGAGCTGTATCTTTTAAGCTGGCAAGTGGCAAGGATCCTACGTGAGATATTTCCAGAAGTGCAATCTAGAAGATGCATGACATATACATCTCCTACCGTGTCAAAAGGGGCATTGTCCACTGGCCATGCAATCTAGAAGTAAAGCATCTCAAATCTCTGTGAAAAGGGAAACCGCTAGGAAAGAACTTATAACGACACACCTAGTTTATTCTCCTTTTACGAAAAATCTTTAGTAATTACGTATAATTGCATTCTACAAAAATCAAACAGCCTGTATTGATTAATGTTGATTTGtctaagagcagttccaccgtGGGAAAGGCCTCCCAGGACTatccactatttaatccacctaatgaacaataattgTCTTTAATGAACATTAATTGTCTTTTGCATTTGTACTCTTACACTTGAATAGCCCTGACAATaggtaaataaaataatagtatttTTTGCAACTTGCTCGCGTCACTCCCTCTTTTTCCACTCATCTTTCTCACTTCTCTCCATTTTTTTGaagttcctctctctctctctctttaagcTCTCGACACTTTCACTCTCTCTAGAGCTCCGAGAGCTCTCACCTACTTTCCTCTTCGAAAATTAAACTAATCAAACTCCAAAACCATGAAACCTTAATCTCTGGGACTAAAGGATCCTAGCTATACCGTTTCATGCGTCATCGGACCATCATTGTGTAAACCAccattgaagccgagagcttCAAGATCTGAAACTTGAACCCATGTGAGGTTCTCTATGCAAATCTTGTTTCATTACATCTTAATGTTGTTTGGGACAAGATTTGTGGTGATTTTCCAGTTCAAAACCAGAGGTTTAACCCTATGCAATTTCTCTGAAACCTTGCCCAGTTTTTGGTCACCTCATCGA encodes the following:
- the LOC126616219 gene encoding probable WRKY transcription factor 26: MASSSGSLETSANSHSAAFTFSTHPFMTNSFSDLLDAGTDEYSNPPRYIGQGGLSDRIAERTGSGVPKFKSLPPPSLPISPPSISPSSYFAIPPGLSPAELLDSPVLLNASNTLPSPTTGSFAARGAFNWKNNQQNVKQESKNHSDFSFQTQARPPISSSSSMFQSSNTSIQTTQEQACNNNYFQAQELPKQEYGSVQTLSSELTTKTLQSNAPANGGFHQQAQTLSRKSDDGFNWRKYGQKQVKGSENPRSYYKCTYPNCPTKKKVERSLDGQITEIVYKGNHNHPKPQNPRKSSSNSHAIHALNPTNTNEIPDQTYANHGNSQMDSIGTPEHSSISIGDDDFEQSSQRSKSGGGEEFDEDEPNAKRWKNEADHNEGISAPGNRTVREPRVVVQTTSDIDILDDGYRWRKYGQKVVKGNPNPRSYYKCTNPGCPVRKHVERASHDIRAVITTYEGKHNHDVPAARGSGSHAAVNRPIPNNNNNVASAMRPITHHTNNSANTNSVQNLRQPTSEGQAPFSLEMLQSPGSYGFVGFDGNSVGSYMNQTQLSDIFSKAKEEPRDDAFFESLLC